From the Hymenobacter yonginensis genome, one window contains:
- a CDS encoding S46 family peptidase: MLPTLRQALLALLLLTLAAPARADEGMWLPLLLKQLNEADMQKKGLKLTADQIYSINQGSLKDAVVQFGGGCTGEIISNEGLLLTNHHCGYGQIQQHSSVENDYLTKGYWAMDRSQELTNPGLTATFIIRMEDVTGQVLAGVPTRNIAEADREKLVQTNIQRISQAAVQGTHYQAFIRPFYNGNEYYMFVTEVFQDIRLVGAPPSSIGKFGGDTDNWAWPRHTGDFSIFRIYAGPDNKPAPYSAQNVPFKPRHHLPISLAGVQPGDFTLVFGFPGRTNEYLTSWGVDEVYSVSNPAKIKVRDARLRVLDADMKASDKVRIQYAAKYAGIANYWKKWIGENRGLKKLDAVRVKQEQEAQFQQWASAGDEARRAAYAPLLPALQQQYATVRDYTLARDYVTEAAMGVELLAYANSLLPLAEMVDKKAPAAELAAAVDKARGGTTNFFKNSTMATDQKVAAALLPLYANGTPPALLPAYVKTLQQQYATKGGWNAYVTQLYGKSRLTSEAGAQAVLDEVVKGNARALLDDPAAQLAAAIIGNYRTAILPTYTAATDQIALLQRTYVAGLRQQQTTRKFYPDANSTLRVAYGQVQPYAPADGTKYDFYTTLDGIMEKADPTNPDFEVPARLVELYKNKDFGPYAYKGTVPVAFIATNHTTGGNSGSPVINGRGELIGTNFDRNWEGTMSDIMFDPDRVRNITLDVRYMLFVVDKFAGAGHLVKEMTLVGSTSDGAAPTEGKKMKKVKAKKKEKADA, from the coding sequence ATGCTTCCAACCCTCCGCCAGGCGCTGCTGGCTCTGCTACTGCTCACGCTCGCGGCGCCGGCCCGCGCCGATGAAGGCATGTGGCTGCCGCTGCTGCTCAAGCAGCTCAACGAGGCCGACATGCAGAAAAAAGGCCTCAAGCTCACGGCCGACCAGATTTACAGCATCAACCAGGGCAGCCTCAAAGACGCCGTGGTGCAGTTCGGCGGCGGCTGCACCGGCGAAATCATCAGCAACGAGGGCCTGCTGCTCACCAACCACCACTGCGGCTACGGCCAGATTCAGCAGCACTCGTCGGTGGAAAACGACTACCTGACCAAGGGCTACTGGGCCATGGACCGCAGCCAGGAGCTCACCAACCCCGGCCTCACGGCCACCTTCATCATCCGGATGGAAGACGTGACCGGGCAGGTGCTGGCCGGCGTGCCAACCCGCAACATTGCCGAGGCCGACCGCGAGAAGCTGGTGCAAACCAACATCCAGCGCATCAGCCAGGCCGCTGTGCAGGGCACGCACTACCAGGCGTTTATCCGGCCGTTCTACAACGGCAACGAATACTACATGTTCGTGACCGAGGTGTTCCAGGACATCCGGTTGGTAGGCGCTCCGCCGAGCAGCATCGGCAAATTCGGCGGCGACACCGACAACTGGGCCTGGCCCCGCCATACCGGCGACTTCAGCATCTTCCGCATCTACGCCGGGCCCGACAACAAGCCCGCACCGTATTCGGCGCAGAACGTGCCGTTCAAGCCGCGCCACCACCTGCCCATCTCGCTGGCCGGCGTGCAGCCCGGCGACTTCACGCTGGTGTTCGGCTTCCCCGGCCGCACCAACGAGTACCTCACCAGCTGGGGCGTCGATGAGGTGTATTCCGTTTCGAACCCGGCCAAAATCAAGGTGCGCGACGCCCGTTTGCGCGTGCTCGACGCCGACATGAAGGCCTCCGACAAGGTGCGCATTCAGTACGCTGCCAAGTACGCCGGCATTGCCAACTACTGGAAAAAGTGGATCGGCGAAAACCGCGGCCTCAAGAAGCTGGACGCCGTGCGCGTGAAGCAGGAGCAGGAAGCCCAGTTTCAGCAGTGGGCCAGCGCCGGCGACGAAGCCCGCCGCGCCGCCTATGCCCCCCTGCTGCCGGCGCTGCAGCAGCAGTACGCCACCGTGCGCGACTACACCCTGGCCCGCGACTACGTGACCGAAGCCGCCATGGGCGTGGAACTGCTGGCCTACGCCAACAGCCTGCTGCCACTGGCTGAAATGGTGGACAAGAAAGCCCCGGCCGCCGAGCTGGCCGCCGCCGTGGATAAAGCCCGCGGCGGCACCACCAACTTCTTCAAGAACAGCACCATGGCCACCGACCAGAAGGTGGCTGCCGCCCTGCTGCCGCTCTACGCCAACGGTACGCCGCCCGCACTGCTGCCTGCCTACGTGAAAACCCTACAGCAGCAATACGCCACCAAAGGCGGCTGGAACGCCTACGTAACCCAGCTCTACGGCAAGTCGCGCCTGACCTCGGAAGCCGGCGCCCAGGCGGTATTGGATGAAGTGGTGAAAGGCAACGCCCGCGCCCTGCTCGACGACCCGGCCGCGCAGCTGGCTGCGGCCATCATCGGCAACTACCGCACGGCCATTCTCCCCACCTACACCGCCGCCACCGACCAGATTGCGCTGCTGCAGCGCACCTACGTGGCCGGCCTGCGCCAGCAGCAAACCACCCGCAAGTTCTACCCCGACGCCAACTCCACCCTGCGCGTAGCCTACGGCCAGGTGCAGCCCTACGCCCCCGCCGACGGCACGAAGTACGACTTCTACACCACCCTCGACGGCATCATGGAAAAGGCTGACCCCACCAACCCCGATTTTGAGGTGCCAGCCCGCCTCGTGGAGCTGTACAAAAACAAGGATTTCGGCCCCTACGCCTACAAAGGCACCGTGCCCGTGGCCTTCATTGCCACCAACCACACGACAGGAGGCAACTCCGGCTCGCCCGTCATCAACGGCCGCGGCGAGCTGATCGGCACCAACTTTGACCGCAACTGGGAAGGCACCATGTCCGACATCATGTTCGACCCCGACCGGGTGCGCAACATCACCCTCGACGTGCGCTACATGCTGTTTGTGGTGGATAAATTCGCCGGCGCCGGCCACCTCGTCAAGGAAATGACGCTGGTCGGCAGCACCTCCGACGGGGCTGCGCCAACCGAAGGCAAGAAGATGAAAAAGGTGAAAGCGAAGAAAAAGGAAAAGGCAGACGCCTAA